The genomic window CACAGTTTGTAAGTGGTGACAAGGTAATTTTTAACACGCCCTTAGCAAACAAGTTTCCGCAGTGGATAAACTTGACGAAGCAAAATAATACGAAGACGTAAAAGGATCTGATGCCACCTGTAAAGGCACCTGTTTGTGTCAACAGTCTATCGATAATCGAATATGGTTCGGTACCAATCGATAATTTATCGGCCTGTTTTGAGCATTCAGAACTCCAATAAGAACTTGACGAGCTTCCTACcttaaaaaagtaaatcaaaCTTGGAGGAGATAAGCGAATTATCTGCGAAATAAAAATAAGCTTGTAAGTGGAAAAATGAAATCATGAAAGCTTATTGCTTTTCCTGTCTCTTGACAATGTCGCCAAACTTGAAAGCCACCCGCCAAATTGGCAAGAGGCCAAACGGAGAGAGCACATTCACAAGGAAATATGAGAACGTGAAAACTAATTATGATTTGCTTCGTAGAACCGTTCATTTCTTTCCGTTATTCAAAAGTTTAATCCTCATGGCTACATGTTTTCAATCTGCGCAAATGTTATTATTGATTCTGTCTTTGTCCGTCATTGTTGAAGGTAGGATTTGAttaagaacaaatttaaaaaaatgtaaatagatATATGTGCCGTTATGGAAGAGTAGTGGGTTTTATTATGGACGATAGTTTGTCGGTAGTTTTCAATGGGAAATCGAAGTGACTTGCCGTTCTTATTTAGTGTGATTAAGCTGGACTACTGTGTTAAGCTTAACTTTGTTCGaagctgaaacgaaaatttagaatttgaaTTGTACTGGCCGTCTCCAGGTGATGCCGATGGATGTTCTTCGGTTCCGGAAACGATGGCTCAGTTATCGGACGTAGAGTGCAGAGGGACACTGATTGCTTCCTTTAGTCTGTCTATATGCTTAACGGACCATTTATAATTGATCGCTCGGAGgattacatggttttcaggggaaatgGAGGCGGGATtagtcgtcaccaacagagtataaaggacTGAAGAAAATTGACTCTCAATTAAATGCTTatgagggggggggaggggggtaatTTATCGTgccacaaccaaaatcctccgaccaaCCCTCCCTGACAAGGCGATGAATGATGAAAGGTCACTGAACCATGTGTATTTTGAGTGGCATAACATAAAGTGTGCCACCACCAGCATATGCTTTGATGAATCTGTAACAAATTTCCAACTGTTTACATTTTAGATGTCAGATTTATGAATTCAAACAGCTTCTCAAGAGGCAATACACACCGTTCGGAATTCACCCCCCTCGGCTAAGGCAGACCAAAAGTAAGACCATTCCGAAAATCCTCTCCCTATAGATTATGCAATTAGTACTATTTTTTAGGTCTCCAAGCGCaaaattcaacaggtaataAACGAGAGCAGCACCTTCTTGATGACTTGCTGAACCCTGAGAAGTACGACAGAAGGATCAGACCAGTTGTCAGAAGTGAGGATCCAGTTACTGTAAAGTTTGGATTAGTCGTCAAAAAGATCGAAGACCTGGTGAGTACTGAGTAGCCTGCTCACTCCACTTCTTTCCTTCAGGGACATGAGGCAACGAAAAAACTCTTCCTATTTAGCTCTGTTTTGTGTAGCATGTTGTGCCACAGCCCACGGGCGTTTAATTGTACCGCAGCCAGCCAGTTCAGCTATGACATTTCGGCGCAAAGCTGTTTTTTGCCAACAAGGTACCTTTTACCAGGTTTTGTCCAGCACAGGGGTCTGAGTAGCCTGCGAGAAGATTTATTACTTAGATTGTCCGTAAATGAAAATTCCAATGTTTGTGGTTTTGCAATATGCTTGCAGGATGACCAGAATCAGCTTCTCCTTACACGAGCAGACATAAGAGAGGTATGTGATTTCTTGCTGCTCCTGCAATTTATATACAGCCTGTCAAATaaggaaatatgtttttttagaCATGTATTGCGTGCGAGTCATGTGCGATGGACAAAGAGTTCCTTTCACCACGAAGGTCAGTGTATCTAATATTAATAATATCGGTCATAAATTTCTTATAgttttagctctgagaatttggtttaaAAGGATCCCAATGTGACAAGCGTCATTTCCTTTGGAAGTTTCTGAGCGAAGAGGTCCTCTCCTAATTTTTCACTCAGGGTTAAATTCACGAAGATAATAAGTGCTGATTTCTACCCTCAGCCGGGAATTTCCTCTCCATAACCATAACTTTTGCACCAAAGTAACGTTAAGATTTTCCCAGCATGTTTTGAGTAACCAGACCTGCCACTACTTTAATATGTTTTAGTACTGGAGGGATCCGCAGCTGAGATGGAATTCTTCAAAGTATGGTGGAGTGAAGTACGTAAGTGTCGATCCAAAACTGATATGGATCCCGGATGTAGTGTTATATGAAAAGTAAGTGTATGAGATGAAGGTGAGTTAATTCGGATGAAGTGCTTTGAGGAAGGCCTTCTTAGTACTTAAGAACATTACGAGTGGTTTCTAACAAGAAGGATTGATTTTATTTACCGAATAGCATAATGTCATTTCACCAGCATATTAAGAGGCTGAACTTTACTTGGTGAAATATGTCTGGTGTTCACctggattttcaatttttaccgTAGAACAGTAGAGTCCATTAAAGTTgtcttatttcttaaaatacACCCATGCGCTTCATTTCTGGAAAGAAATCTTATGTGCGATCCACCCTCATGTAGTTTTGGTGGTTCATTGTTTTGATGCACTTACTTCTACTTGCGCAACTGTTCGATACTATCTTGTTTCTTCGCTGACAGAACGCTGTGATTGCATTATTAAACATGAAACCCCTACAAAGATAATGTATAACACACTCAGTTTAACAGTCAATAGTGAGCATGGATGGACCCTTGGATGGAAAGATTTACGAACGTATTGCAGACTCACAGACAATACGCGAACACCGAATTTTCTCAACTTGATTTGTTTCGCATATTTTCTTTAGTATAGAGGCTCCGCCTTCGCGCTTTTCGCATAGCGGATACTTTCCTTTGTACTTTGTCCTTTCAGATCTTCGGAAAAAGTTTCATCTACCTCCCTACTCCGCCCTTTTCGgtgattgttttttctttggcaAGGTTTGAGTCTATGTTGGAAATTCCATGAAACTTTACCGAAAGACTGTTTAGTTTTGTGCTGGCATATTTACAAGAGAAATGGTAAGGCCTCTCCATTCAACCCTTAAGAGCAGGGATAGCTCCGGAGTGACGACTGAGCTCGTCTCTCACCAGACAGCCTCGGGTTATGGTAGAGACTCGTTTCTTTTGATGTCGAGGTCATAACTATCTAGATTACATACTTTGAAGAAGTGTCGCCTAACTGATCGGTAAAACAGCCAGCCTTTACGCCTTCTGAGCATAACACTTCTTTGTGATAACTCTATCATTCCGATAATTTTTTTAGTGTCGGGGAAGGTTTTGGTCGCGGTATGAGGCAAACTAAAGCTGTTATCACAGAAGAGGGGCTAGTCAGCCTGAACGTACCAACTATCATCAAGAGTAGCTGCAAGATTCATGTGAAGTATTACCCTTTTGACCAGCAGGAATGCAAGCTGAAATTTGGCTCCTGGACATACGATTCTTTGGGAATTGCATTGAAACTTGAGGTATGCTTCAGATTAATTTTAGAAGCCAGGTAACGGAATTTAGCTTTCGAACCTTCCGGTGATTAAGGCATAGGGGATTGCACACAAGCAAAATTATCTATTTACAGCCAGCGAAAGAGAAGAaacagtgatattttttcttagctgcatatttttctttacatccTCAGAACTCTTCAGCAGATCTGAGCGAATACTCACCTAGCGTGGCATGGGAACTACTGGGAGTTCCAGGGGAGTTTCACTCCGTCTTTTATGACTGCTGTGTTACGCCGTATGATGACGTCACATACAAAGTGCAGATTAAGCGGAGAGCGTTGTATCATGTTATGTATTTGATAGTACCCTGCGCAATGATTTCTGTTCTAACTTTGTTGGTGTTCCTGCTACCTCCCGACTGCAACGAGAGAATGACAGTTGGTAAGGCTGTACTTTTTGGGGTGCTACTCTATCGCTGAAATTCGTTGTTTGTCGTGTTCCTCTAATTCCATTCTTTCAGTATCTGTGTTCCTCTcaatcttgtttgtttttgtttgatttttctctcctttccATATAGTTTGGAACCGAACTCTTTTTTGTTTGAGCTTCCATTTTAGAGCCTTTACTGCGTGGGTAGTCAAGCTTGCTGCTGACCGTTTCTAATCTAAATAAGATAATTTGCTTTCATCCagtgagttgataatgttaattgtcCACCATAAAGGGTTTCTAAAAAGGAAGTTTCGGGCGTAAGTCCTTCGCTAGCCCTCTGTTCctcttttttaacctttttataCTGACTACTGGCTATATAACATTTTATCAGGCATGGCGATTCTCGTGGGCTTAAGTTTCTTCTTCCTTCTCGTCGCTGAAAACATGCCTGCCACGTCTGAAGCAGTACCTCTGGTGGGAATGTACTACACTGTGACTATGATAGAGGTATCCTGTGCCTTCTTCATGACGTGTTGGGTTCTCCGCTTTCACCATCATAACCCGACGGATGGAGAAGTCCCTAGATGGGTCAAGGTGGGACTTTCCTGATTGACATgttcatcattatcatcttgAATAATCGTCATCCTCATctatcgtcatcgttatcgttGTCGCCGTTTTCATTGTCACTGTCATTGTCACCTTAATGAAATTGTCACTTTCATCGTCATTGTCACtttcatcgtcattatcattctCATCGTCTTTATAACTGACACTGTCcttttcattgtcatttttatgTCTTTAAGTCTTTGTCTTTCTCCTatcttcatcgtcatcgtcgCGATCATGTGTTATCTTTATCATCACTTATCATCATCAAGACTGTCATGGTACTTGTTGTCAGCATTATCACTGCCATCAGTAATTACAGTATAAACGACGAAAACAATAAcgaaaacagcaaaaagaacaggaatgacaacaaaacaaagatatCACGTGGGGATGCAACAATAGTAACTACAAATGTCTCGCCTCATTCCTTCTTGTAAGCGGTTTTTTTATTCGAATACCCAGGTCTATCTGCTTGGTTATGGAGCGAAGCTTTTTCGCTTTAATTTCGAGACCAGCAACCCACATGGTGACTCCCGTCAGGACGTCGATGTGTCTTCGGCAGAAAGTATTACTGGTCATAAAAGTAATGACATTTctattgcaaaatatttaagtGCAGAGAGTACTAATCAGTATTTGAGGAAGAGGTGACGCCTTAAGTTTTGTGTGTAAATACATGTTCTCATATCCCATTTACTTTCTTCGTTTAAAGGCGTTGTCTTGTTGAAATAAGCTCTCCTCTTCCTATCCAAAGTGTTTAAAGGTCGTTTAAATGGCTCTAGATTGAAGACCGAAAGCTTCTGTTTTTTGGGGACATTAGGAAACATGATTATGGAAGACAGATTTATCCTCTGTTAACTCTTTATTTACCCTCAATTGGCCAAAATGGCATTTAATTGAAGGGAATTCATCTCAGTGCAAAAAAGTTGACTCATACATTTAATGCCAGCTACTAAAGGCataatttctcaaaattcaaGAATTGTTATAGCAAGAGTAACTCTATCGTTATAATTGCGTCATGGTAAAATTAAGAGGTTTACCTTCTTCTTTTCAGTAAATGATAAAGAAACTCTTGTTGCTAAGGACATAAAAATGAGTAACCAGTCAAAGAGCGGCAGCAGTCATGATCACGTGCCAGATGACAAGAAGAGCACCAATAGGATTCTTGCGGATAATATACGCCACCAGATGATTTTGGAAGCGAGGCAGGACGAGTGGAGAAAGGCAGCCCTGGTGCTGAACCATATCTGTATCTGGGTTTTTGTTCTTGCTGTTGTTGTGTCGTTCAtggcaatatttttacaagcCCCTCTGTAAAAGTCCTTTTAACCTGTACTCTCCCTCTGGTGTCTTCGTGCACTTTTTAAATTGGCGCCGTTAAACCAAAACTAAACAAGTTTGTGTATCCTCCGTTTACCCTTAAAACTAACTAGCGTAGATAACCTGCCATTTCATTAGCGTTCCTTGACAGAGGGCCTGGAAAAAAACTAAGATCAGCTactaagaacaaaaagaaaatttcacgGAAACCGATGAGCGCTTTAGGTAAAATCATGCAAAATGCCTGAGATGCGGCAAGCTCGTTCCGATGCGAGTGAATTTTATTCATATATCAAGCCTTGTCCAGGTATTTCGCTATAAATTTGACGACATATTATATCTTGTTTTATCGATTTTGGTCTATCTTCCATCCTCGAGCGACATTTTCCAGTGATCGAAAATGACATAATAACCGGCTTAGCGGTTTAGCTTAAATgtcaagtaaaataaattttcgaAAACTGTGACATCAGATGACGGTACGGTCCCAATTCCCCAAAGCAGTTTCAGTCGAGCGGTGATCGAAAATATATCCAggattacattggttttgtGTTTCTCGGTTTtatgattggttaagaaaattcgcgcctcttttttttccaccaatcGTGGTTTGGTCTAAAATATTCGCGCCACTTTCTCGACTTATCGTGCATTGGCGGTGCGTCACTAGTCCGGGCTCTTTGATTGGTCAGAAAAATTTTTCGCAATTTTCTAGACTAATAGTGTTTTTACTGGCTCTGTTTGACTGTTGTTATTCCTTTTGCGATACTAAATTAAAAAAGCGCTCTGAACTCATGCGATTAGTTATGAATGTGGATAAAAAAATCCTTCTCAAAATAGTGCGGATAcgttgaaaatatttaaaaggggtaagttactaaagaaactgcggtgctgcgtcggcgggagaatataacagggtaatttagtattagcACCTgatttgataacgtaaattggccaccgtaaagggtttcaaagctgtcgtttcgagctttagccctttcgtcagagcgaaagagaaaaggactaacgctcgaaacgtcagctttgaaactctttacggtagccaatttacgttatcaactaagttgattaTAATAAACTACCTCATAAAAGAGACCTTGTTAACATTGATTCTATCGACATTGAGACAAGTGtaataaatttattgttataaaaatcaaattacatcaGATCATACCAATCTTTTGTCGTACTTTGTCATTCAATACAATATGTATTGATAAACTTTAGTCGTGACCGGAACTGGGCGGAATAAGTTGTAATTTACGCTCAATCACCTACCAATGCAACAAttatccctgaatcacactCATTTGATTCTGAAAAACAGACTCTAATCAGCCTGTCGATACTTATGTGATTTCAAGGGTGCAAGTACagattttgtacttttttttttttctcaagtagGGCTGACTTATCATAAGTTTGTCGGCACCTACTGGCCGAGGGAGCCATTTTCGTGAAATTTGATATTGCGTTATCCAGAAACAATCTTAGAAATGCATCTAGTTTTATTTATCCTTTTACATATACGCTAACGCTGAATCATATCATCATTTTAACCCACAACGACCTTATCTTTCCTTCGCGAGTTGTTATTTTGctaacaattttgttttgcagtGTAAGCTATTGCAATTCACTTTAACTCCGGACACTAGAGCGTAGCCAGCGAGGTTTCTGGTTTGTATAtacaaagggttaaaatgaatCTTTTGTAACCGACATTTGTCTTTAAATGGTCAGTAACTTATTAATAAGGTCCTATTCAACCTGCTGTTTTTTCCTGGATAGAGTCAAACGCCGTTTTGGTCAAACACTGCACGATTACTCGTCACAGATTGAATTCCCATCAGATCACCGGCATCTGAATTTCTGACCGTCTTTTTCTGTGCTATTTCGCCGCTGTCAATCCGTTGCCTGGTTCCCTTGACCACTCCAGAGATCCCTGAGAAGTCTTCGTCCTCCACCATCTTGTGTGCCTCTTTGATCATCTCGCCTCGTTCTATTTGCTGCGTTGTCTGCTTAGCTAGGCCGGAGATGTTAGAAAAATCTTCATCTTCTACCATCTTGTGCGCCCCTTTAATTAGTTCTCCCTTTTCTATCCGCTGGGTTGTTTCCTTGGCGACTCCACGGGCAACGCCGAAGTCTTCAGTGTCGACCATCTTGGGTGCTTCTTTGATGAATCCGCCCGACTCGATTTCTCGCGTCGTTTCCTTAGCACGGCCTTGGATAGCGGAGAAATCTTCATCGGcaatagtttttttggtttctttatgAGGTGCGCCTTCCTTCTCGTAGCTGGCTTTCACGGCAAGAGCTACACCACGGGCAGCTTCTAGTTCTTCTCTCTCGTTGTCCATGGTTCGCCTTCTCGGTCCCTGATTTGAAGCCGCTTCCTGAAATTGCTTCATTTGTTCTTTGGTTGATCCGGGTGACACGATGGGTTCCTCTCGCTCGATAACTTTTTGGTCTTGAAATTCACCCTTTTCGTATCGATGCCTGGCAGCAGAAGCCAAGCCACGACTTAGCGCTTCATCTTCGATCTGTGATTTTTCGTATCCTTTCGAAGCAGCTGCTttaagagcttccttagttgcTCGAGCGGCACCTGATTGCGGAAGTTCTTCCTTCCAAGAGTCTTGAAGATTCGACCCGGCGTGGATAACTTTATCCTGTTCAAACATTTGCCTGACACCACGTGCGCTGCCCGGAGCAGGAAGAGCATCCTGTTCGTCTAAGGCCTGATTCTTGTTCGATGAGTCCTCCAAACTTTGCATGTACATAGCAGTTCTTGCTTTGGCCTCTCCTTTCTCCGGTTCAAAGCTCAGACGCCTCTGTGCCTTTTCTTCACCTTCACCATTCTTCTCAAATCGACGTCGCACGGCGGAAGCAGCACCAGCTGAAGGCATTTCTTCGATGATATCCTTCTCACTCACGTGTCTGTCCTCGGCACGGTTGACCTGACCAGACTCGAAATTTGCACGCGTCTTGGATGCGATGCCTGCGGTTGGTAAGTGTTCCTCTTCTTCATCTCCTACCTTTCTTTCTGCATTACTCACTTTACCTTTTTCAAAGGCCTCTCTGTTTGAAGCGGCTATTCCACCTTGAATATCTTCGAGATCTTCCATCTCTCTTTGACGCGAATTTGCTCTTGAAGCCTGATGTTCTTGATACCTCTTCATGCTTGCTTTAGTCACGCCTGAAAGTATCTGCAAATCTATTGGAGTCtctttttcttgctgttgcGGCTTAGATTCAAAGATTTCCTTGGCTCGTCTTGCGCTACCGGTTTTTGGAAGCTCCTCTTCTGTAATCTTCCCTCTTTGTTCTTGTTCCCTTaaaaagagacaagaaaaagacaaaggTGAGCCAAAGCTCTGTAGATATGTTCTTGTTACGGTTTTTATTGGCTGTATCCGcctaaaattaaatttgtacgATTCCAAGGCTCGTCAAGGAAAACTATCCGTACTCGTGAACAACAACTTCTCTCGAAGGCTTAAACTCAACTCTGGTAGGTGAAGGCTATGCGTGTGTCAATAAACACGCCCCTTTGAGAAGACAAACAGTATTCGGTTTCATGTCAGGttctaattaaaaataacacaaacgTTCGCAATGTTgagttcttaaccctttaactcccggatCAAAAATGTAGTTCTCattactgtcagccatacaattcttataatgttagctcagagaatttagtattggatcaacttattatcctcaatttgatacttttctttatcttcatcacttgtctgcttgatattgtattgatattttaaggagaaattctgtcttggtcattcatgagagttaaagggttaaggcttgTAAGGTTCAGTACTTAAGGTCCGTGTCTCGTTTCTTCACAGTTCTGTTCTAATATTAAGGTGGTATTCcgttaaaaaaaacttagccTCTTTGCTTAATGTTacacaaaattttacaagtAAGCAGTCAACGATTATTCCAATGAGTGACAAAATACACTgattcaaagagaaaaaaaataactctctGACCTTCTGCATAACTCTCCATGCGCCCTGACGATTAATGCACGAAATGTCACCATCAGAAAatctttatggtggccagtttacgttaaaCATTtacataaaaccaaattatccccTCCCCCCCGACGTTGCAGTACAGTTTATgtagaaacttaaccccttttaTCTTTTATTAATTTGTCTGGATAGCTGACCGGattactaactgactgactgaatggtTTCGAAATGAAATATGCAAAACCAGTTAAGAACAATTAATTTCACCACCGATCACGTTccagaaatatggaaaaaaaattgacgatGAAACTAAATGATGAGCTTTTGAACAAAGTAATCATTCTATTGTCGGCCCAAAATGGCAGAAACTGAGAATCTGCGGATCGCTTACCAAAGAGCACCCGCAAAGCCATCATTCTTGGAAAAGTGTTCTCGCAAAATCGAAAAATGGCTGCTTAATGAGACCTTGACCTGAAAATTATCTTACCAGATCTCATAAATTATGAAACCTTATCTGATCCAAAAGTAACATTGTCAATTCAAACA from Pocillopora verrucosa isolate sample1 chromosome 8, ASM3666991v2, whole genome shotgun sequence includes these protein-coding regions:
- the LOC131777778 gene encoding caldesmon-like isoform X1, coding for MDPVNGDVNIAAVNHTDDSRNGEVDDPQLVAVKSASYWEEVDKEEIERERTEQEQRGKITEEELPKTGSARRAKEIFESKPQQQEKETPIDLQILSGVTKASMKRYQEHQASRANSRQREMEDLEDIQGGIAASNREAFEKGKVSNAERKVGDEEEEHLPTAGIASKTRANFESGQVNRAEDRHVSEKDIIEEMPSAGAASAVRRRFEKNGEGEEKAQRRLSFEPEKGEAKARTAMYMQSLEDSSNKNQALDEQDALPAPGSARGVRQMFEQDKVIHAGSNLQDSWKEELPQSGAARATKEALKAAASKGYEKSQIEDEALSRGLASAARHRYEKGEFQDQKVIEREEPIVSPGSTKEQMKQFQEAASNQGPRRRTMDNEREELEAARGVALAVKASYEKEGAPHKETKKTIADEDFSAIQGRAKETTREIESGGFIKEAPKMVDTEDFGVARGVAKETTQRIEKGELIKGAHKMVEDEDFSNISGLAKQTTQQIERGEMIKEAHKMVEDEDFSGISGVVKGTRQRIDSGEIAQKKTVRNSDAGDLMGIQSVTSNRAVFDQNGV
- the LOC131777779 gene encoding neuronal acetylcholine receptor subunit alpha-3 isoform X2, whose amino-acid sequence is MKAYCFSCLLTMSPNLKATRQIGKRPNGESTFTRKYENVKTNYDLLRRTVHFFPLFKSLILMATCFQSAQMLLLILSLSVIVEGLQAQNSTGNKREQHLLDDLLNPEKYDRRIRPVVRSEDPVTVKFGLVVKKIEDLDDQNQLLLTRADIREYWRDPQLRWNSSKYGGVKYVSVDPKLIWIPDVVLYENVGEGFGRGMRQTKAVITEEGLVSLNVPTIIKSSCKIHVKYYPFDQQECKLKFGSWTYDSLGIALKLENSSADLSEYSPSVAWELLGVPGEFHSVFYDCCVTPYDDVTYKVQIKRRALYHVMYLIVPCAMISVLTLLVFLLPPDCNERMTVGMAILVGLSFFFLLVAENMPATSEAVPLVGMYYTVTMIEVSCAFFMTCWVLRFHHHNPTDGEVPRWVKVYLLGYGAKLFRFNFETSNPHGDSRQDVDVSSAEINDKETLVAKDIKMSNQSKSGSSHDHVPDDKKSTNRILADNIRHQMILEARQDEWRKAALVLNHICIWVFVLAVVVSFMAIFLQAPL
- the LOC131777778 gene encoding uncharacterized protein isoform X2, which produces MKRYQEHQASRANSRQREMEDLEDIQGGIAASNREAFEKGKVSNAERKVGDEEEEHLPTAGIASKTRANFESGQVNRAEDRHVSEKDIIEEMPSAGAASAVRRRFEKNGEGEEKAQRRLSFEPEKGEAKARTAMYMQSLEDSSNKNQALDEQDALPAPGSARGVRQMFEQDKVIHAGSNLQDSWKEELPQSGAARATKEALKAAASKGYEKSQIEDEALSRGLASAARHRYEKGEFQDQKVIEREEPIVSPGSTKEQMKQFQEAASNQGPRRRTMDNEREELEAARGVALAVKASYEKEGAPHKETKKTIADEDFSAIQGRAKETTREIESGGFIKEAPKMVDTEDFGVARGVAKETTQRIEKGELIKGAHKMVEDEDFSNISGLAKQTTQQIERGEMIKEAHKMVEDEDFSGISGVVKGTRQRIDSGEIAQKKTVRNSDAGDLMGIQSVTSNRAVFDQNGV
- the LOC131777779 gene encoding neuronal acetylcholine receptor subunit alpha-7 isoform X1; translated protein: MKAYCFSCLLTMSPNLKATRQIGKRPNGESTFTRKYENVKTNYDLLRRTVHFFPLFKSLILMATCFQSAQMLLLILSLSVIVEGLQAQNSTGNKREQHLLDDLLNPEKYDRRIRPVVRSEDPVTVKFGLVVKKIEDLDDQNQLLLTRADIREYWRDPQLRWNSSKYGGVKYVSVDPKLIWIPDVVLYENVGEGFGRGMRQTKAVITEEGLVSLNVPTIIKSSCKIHVKYYPFDQQECKLKFGSWTYDSLGIALKLENSSADLSEYSPSVAWELLGVPGEFHSVFYDCCVTPYDDVTYKVQIKRRALYHVMYLIVPCAMISVLTLLVFLLPPDCNERMTVGMAILVGLSFFFLLVAENMPATSEAVPLVGMYYTVTMIEVSCAFFMTCWVLRFHHHNPTDGEVPRWVKVYLLGYGAKLFRFNFETSNPHGDSRQDVDVSSAESITGHKINDKETLVAKDIKMSNQSKSGSSHDHVPDDKKSTNRILADNIRHQMILEARQDEWRKAALVLNHICIWVFVLAVVVSFMAIFLQAPL